A stretch of the Vicia villosa cultivar HV-30 ecotype Madison, WI unplaced genomic scaffold, Vvil1.0 ctg.001700F_1_1, whole genome shotgun sequence genome encodes the following:
- the LOC131636352 gene encoding uncharacterized protein LOC131636352 translates to MIIFSLNLRGGGSRAKRKRVGYHIQKGEVDVCFIQETKLSGIESSVVKEMWGGNLVEWSHSDAIGASGGILTMLKKHFFTLNFSFRGEGFLGLCVEKEGDFNSITSLDERIGKSTHRYRREIMFFKEFIEDMELVDLPTIGGKFTLIKSNGKAMSRIDRFLLSDCFFEYWKVEGQYIGEREVSDHAPIWLKDNRKDWGPKPFKFNNMWFKHEDFDVFVEEE, encoded by the exons ATGATTATTTTTTCCTTAAACTTGAGAGGAGGTGGAAGTAGGGCTAAGAGGAAGAGAGTCGGCTATCACATTCAAAAAGGAGAAGTAGATGTTTGTTTTATTCAAGAGACAAAGTTAAGTGGAATAGAGTCTAGTGTAGTTAAAGAAATGTGGGGAGGTAATCTTGTGGAGTGGTCGCATTCGGATGCTATTGGGGCGTCGGGAGGAATTCTAACAATGTTGAAAAAGCATTTCTTCACCTTAAACTTTAGCTTTAGAGGCGAAGGATTCTTAGGCCTTTGTGTGGAAAAGGAAG GAGATTTTAACTCTATCACTTCTTTGGATGAAAGAATTGGTAAGTCTACCCATAGATATAGGAGGGAGATAATGTTTTTTAAAGAGTTCATAGAGGATATGGAGTTGGTGGATCTTCCTACAATAGGAGGCAAGTTTACTTTGATTAAAAGTAATGGCAAGGCTATGAGTAGGATTGATAGATTTCTTTTATCGGATTGTTTTTTTGAATATTGGAAGGTGGAGGGTCAATATATTGGCGAGAGGGAGGTCTCCGACCATGCTCCTATTTGGTTGAAGGACAATAGAAAggattggggtcctaaacctttTAAATTCAATAATATGTGGTTCAAACATGAGGATTTCGATGTCTTTGTGGAGGAGGAATGA